A genomic segment from Acidobacteriota bacterium encodes:
- a CDS encoding polysaccharide biosynthesis tyrosine autokinase, which produces MDSWRILWGGRTTVLTTFIVIVTVGMVGTFLQAKIYRAAATLEIHARAQKVAPVADVSQIGTTEMGWSAEDRYFKTQLEVLKSRDVAERAFDQLGLKEHPRFKGIEDPVGLFAKMLEIEPVADTGVVRLAMEGPDREETAAWVNAVADAYVQRNMDQAVQATRAAVDALLQEMEPWKKRLADTESKKFAYARDQKVFVPEVERKSYDERLSQLEKDATTTQLHRLQLEAVFQKIKEIEQAGGTYQVIPQVAEDQVLRDLNKQRIDLETELKRLLVTYKPGHFKVKEISSELDKLKQKIDSETERIISAIRTDYSLTQEREKDLRGAIDATKNEALTVSEKASGYTMLETEAAESKRIYDLMTGRIKEVDLNAALIRNNVSVLDHAIVPRHPERPKKLLNLLLSIFLGLGVGVGLVFFLEYVDATVRSADMVERELGLRMLAIVPTNLPESAEAANEAFQSLRLAIQIESQEGDRRVLLVTSAAPAEGKSTVAAALARSLARGGDRVCLVDADLRRPSLHTVFSVPSSPGLGNVLAAGEAAPAWRTHLRDGDVGGLKLLPCGSLPPNPPELIASERFSALVKILKSEFDWVVIDSPPVVGLVDAVHVASLADLTLLVIRHASTDRDLVKNGIEGLRRAGGRIAGAVLNDVDITRGDARSSYGAVYYPSRVSSDTSRSSALRRPAAL; this is translated from the coding sequence ATGGATTCGTGGAGAATCCTCTGGGGCGGGCGCACCACCGTCCTCACGACGTTCATCGTCATCGTCACGGTCGGCATGGTCGGGACCTTCCTCCAGGCGAAGATCTACCGCGCGGCCGCGACGCTCGAGATCCACGCGCGCGCGCAGAAGGTCGCACCGGTCGCGGACGTCTCGCAGATCGGGACGACGGAGATGGGCTGGTCGGCCGAGGACCGCTACTTCAAGACGCAGCTCGAGGTCCTCAAGAGCCGCGACGTCGCCGAGCGCGCCTTCGACCAGCTCGGGCTCAAGGAACATCCGCGCTTCAAGGGGATCGAGGATCCGGTCGGGCTCTTCGCCAAGATGCTCGAGATAGAGCCGGTGGCCGACACGGGCGTCGTCCGCCTCGCGATGGAGGGCCCGGACAGGGAGGAGACCGCGGCGTGGGTCAACGCCGTGGCCGACGCGTACGTCCAGCGCAACATGGACCAGGCGGTGCAGGCGACGCGCGCGGCCGTCGACGCGCTGCTCCAGGAGATGGAGCCCTGGAAGAAGCGCCTCGCCGATACCGAATCGAAGAAGTTCGCCTACGCGCGGGATCAGAAGGTCTTCGTCCCGGAGGTCGAGCGGAAGTCCTACGACGAGCGGCTGTCGCAGCTCGAGAAGGACGCCACGACGACGCAGCTCCACCGGCTCCAGCTCGAGGCGGTCTTCCAGAAGATCAAGGAGATCGAGCAGGCCGGCGGCACGTACCAGGTCATCCCCCAGGTCGCCGAGGACCAGGTCCTCCGCGATCTCAACAAGCAGCGGATCGATCTCGAGACCGAGCTGAAGCGGCTCCTCGTCACGTACAAGCCGGGGCACTTCAAGGTCAAGGAGATCTCCTCCGAGCTCGACAAGCTCAAGCAGAAGATCGACTCCGAGACCGAGAGGATCATCAGCGCGATCCGGACCGATTACTCGCTCACGCAGGAGCGCGAGAAGGACCTCCGGGGCGCGATCGATGCGACCAAGAACGAGGCGCTCACGGTCTCGGAGAAGGCCTCGGGCTACACGATGCTCGAGACCGAGGCGGCCGAGTCGAAGCGCATCTACGACCTCATGACGGGGCGCATCAAGGAGGTCGATCTCAACGCCGCCCTGATCCGCAACAACGTCTCCGTCCTCGACCACGCGATCGTCCCGCGCCACCCGGAGCGGCCGAAGAAGCTCCTGAATCTCCTCCTCTCGATCTTCCTGGGCCTGGGCGTCGGCGTCGGGCTGGTCTTCTTCCTGGAGTACGTCGACGCGACCGTCCGCTCCGCCGACATGGTGGAGCGCGAGCTCGGGCTGAGGATGCTCGCCATCGTTCCGACGAACCTCCCGGAATCGGCGGAGGCGGCGAACGAGGCGTTCCAGTCGCTGCGGCTCGCGATCCAGATCGAGAGCCAGGAGGGCGATCGCCGCGTGCTCCTCGTCACCAGCGCGGCGCCGGCCGAGGGGAAGTCCACGGTCGCGGCCGCGCTGGCCCGCAGCCTGGCCCGCGGGGGCGATCGGGTCTGCCTGGTCGACGCCGACCTGAGGCGCCCGTCGCTGCACACCGTCTTTTCCGTCCCTTCGAGCCCCGGCCTCGGCAACGTGCTCGCCGCGGGCGAGGCGGCGCCGGCGTGGAGGACCCACCTGAGGGACGGCGACGTGGGGGGGCTGAAGCTGCTCCCGTGCGGATCGCTTCCCCCCAACCCTCCCGAGCTCATCGCGAGCGAAAGGTTCAGCGCGCTCGTGAAAATCCTCAAGTCCGAGTTCGACTGGGTGGTGATCGACTCGCCGCCGGTCGTCGGGCTCGTCGACGCCGTCCACGTGGCCTCGCTCGCCGACCTCACGCTCCTGGTGATCCGGCACGCGTCGACGGACAGGGACCTCGTGAAGAACGGCATCGAGGGGCTGAGGCGCGCGGGCGGCCGCATCGCGGGGGCCGTGCTGAACGACGTCGACATCACCCGCGGCGACGCGCGGTCCTCGTATGGGGCCGTCTATTACCCGTCGCGCGTCTCGTCCGACACGTCGCGATCCTCCGCCCTCAGGCGGCCGGCCGCCCTCTAG
- a CDS encoding polysaccharide biosynthesis/export family protein, with the protein MLRAAAGFVAAVALPPALADVTLPTLTGVSVSIEGKLVRATLQGGPGFEDFTLGRQGPPEKRDLVLVLRGAVSAVSATPTDVSGPDPILPFEITPVVDAAGASVRIVFPAEGDALVRLERDHGQLSLVLIPPEPKRTVSADTYRIGADDVLAISVFGHDDLTKTTKVSPVGLINFPLIGNVHAAGRSVDEVSVEIQDRLAKDFLVDPHVTVSVWEYLSQWVNVIGEVAKPGRYYMTGPTTIVDAISQAGGLRATAGETVLVARRAGEANPDAAGEILRYSTASLLSEEKASVIVRLRPGDVVNVLAREVFYVSGEVRNPGAYPLERGTTLTKAITMAGGAASGGAGSAELIHEENGSQQRLSFTLRDIEERKIQDPALRPGDVVVVRARS; encoded by the coding sequence GTGCTCCGCGCGGCCGCGGGCTTCGTCGCCGCGGTCGCCCTCCCTCCCGCGCTCGCCGACGTGACGCTTCCCACCCTCACCGGCGTCTCGGTCTCCATCGAGGGGAAGCTCGTGCGCGCGACGCTCCAGGGAGGCCCCGGGTTCGAGGACTTCACTCTCGGGCGCCAGGGGCCGCCGGAAAAGCGCGACCTCGTCCTGGTCCTGAGGGGCGCGGTGAGCGCGGTCAGCGCCACCCCCACCGACGTCTCGGGGCCCGACCCGATCCTCCCGTTCGAGATCACTCCCGTCGTCGATGCGGCGGGGGCGTCGGTGCGCATCGTCTTCCCGGCGGAGGGGGACGCGCTCGTGCGGCTCGAGCGGGACCACGGACAGCTCTCCCTCGTCCTGATTCCCCCCGAGCCGAAGCGCACCGTCTCGGCCGACACCTACCGCATCGGCGCCGACGACGTCCTGGCGATCTCCGTCTTCGGGCACGACGACCTCACCAAGACGACGAAGGTCAGTCCCGTCGGCCTCATCAACTTCCCGCTCATCGGCAACGTTCACGCCGCGGGGCGCAGTGTCGACGAGGTCTCGGTGGAGATTCAGGATCGCCTCGCGAAGGATTTCCTGGTCGATCCGCACGTGACCGTGTCGGTCTGGGAGTATCTGAGCCAGTGGGTGAACGTGATCGGCGAGGTCGCGAAGCCCGGGCGGTACTACATGACCGGGCCGACGACCATCGTCGACGCCATCTCGCAGGCGGGCGGCCTCCGCGCGACCGCGGGGGAGACGGTTCTCGTCGCGCGGCGCGCCGGGGAGGCGAACCCCGACGCGGCGGGTGAGATCCTCAGGTATTCCACGGCCTCCCTCCTCAGCGAGGAGAAGGCTTCGGTCATCGTGAGGCTGCGCCCGGGCGACGTCGTCAACGTGCTCGCGCGCGAGGTCTTCTACGTCTCCGGAGAGGTGCGGAACCCCGGAGCCTACCCGCTCGAGCGGGGGACGACCCTCACGAAGGCGATCACCATGGCGGGCGGCGCGGCCTCCGGGGGCGCGGGCTCCGCCGAGCTGATCCACGAGGAGAACGGATCCCAGCAGAGACTGTCGTTCACGCTGCGGGACATCGAGGAGAGGAAGATCCAGGATCCAGCGCTCCGGCCCGGCGACGTCGTCGTGGTCCGGGCGAGATCCTGA
- a CDS encoding class I SAM-dependent methyltransferase produces the protein MNERDPVEGPRPEPEARRSLATVREYLEEKRGLTLADHEAEFRKTIALLRRVKEFGPGADLLEIGSGSGWFTTLASREGYRAVGVEISWELVEFARRRAAEAGIAATFHESRAESLPLPDAAFDVAYANSVMEHVKGWREALREAHRVLRPGGLLFVGTTNRLYPISTEIDFPFYQWLPLAAQIRIALRKKGPDVMENGLAWNHFTPMGLRRALAETGFRQVLDVFDLVRPGDLRGVKRAAVPLLGLLRSSRAARIPLFTLISTTNLWALK, from the coding sequence ATGAACGAGCGGGATCCCGTGGAGGGGCCCCGACCGGAGCCGGAGGCGCGCCGATCCCTCGCGACCGTCCGGGAGTACCTCGAGGAGAAACGGGGGCTGACGCTCGCCGACCACGAGGCCGAGTTCCGCAAGACGATCGCGCTCCTTCGCCGCGTGAAGGAGTTCGGACCGGGCGCCGACCTCCTCGAGATCGGATCCGGATCCGGCTGGTTCACCACCCTCGCGAGCCGGGAGGGGTACCGTGCCGTGGGGGTGGAGATCTCGTGGGAGCTCGTGGAGTTCGCGCGGCGCCGGGCCGCGGAGGCGGGGATCGCGGCCACCTTCCACGAGTCGCGCGCCGAGTCCCTCCCGCTTCCCGACGCGGCCTTCGACGTCGCCTACGCGAACTCGGTCATGGAGCACGTGAAGGGATGGAGGGAAGCGCTAAGGGAAGCGCACCGCGTCCTGAGGCCGGGCGGCCTCCTCTTCGTCGGGACGACCAATCGCCTGTACCCGATCTCGACGGAGATCGACTTCCCTTTCTACCAGTGGCTGCCTCTCGCGGCCCAGATCCGCATCGCGCTCCGCAAGAAGGGGCCCGACGTGATGGAGAACGGGCTTGCCTGGAACCACTTCACGCCCATGGGGCTTCGCCGGGCCCTCGCGGAGACCGGCTTCCGACAGGTCCTCGACGTCTTCGATCTCGTCCGCCCCGGGGACCTGCGGGGTGTCAAAAGAGCGGCGGTTCCCCTGCTCGGCCTGCTCCGTTCGTCGCGGGCGGCGAGAATCCCCCTGTTCACGCTCATCTCGACGACCAATCTCTGGGCGTTGAAGTAG
- a CDS encoding nucleotidyltransferase family protein produces MIEHSHHTDGDVARFAISLLRGEALPDVAASDAARMAEGLRRSGLTALALHRLNGRDVPPALRGALETERNRLRADLALLYDRLSRLSVVLDAAGVPFIVLKGAALAPLLYEAPEHRPMVDVDILIRRGDWPRARAALLEHRYKLPTEQEEAYWLANYFNFSVGSPDPRPASFDVHWSLGQEIRFRVDEEGLWARSATIVSEGRTLRRLGNEDLLLGLILHLAYHYFDARLLWLHDLHLLCGKVPIDWEAATRRAESWGMRTIFALGLAYVEKVFPGSIPPRALARNALGPLRRGMLATLRSPQPGRLFRGDDVRAGQIVQGLLVMDSPLTMVRFSADKLSRRLRFLGRRPRLK; encoded by the coding sequence ATGATCGAGCATTCCCACCACACGGACGGGGATGTGGCGCGCTTCGCGATATCCCTGCTCCGCGGGGAGGCGCTCCCGGACGTCGCCGCGAGCGATGCCGCCCGCATGGCGGAGGGGCTGAGGCGGTCGGGGCTGACCGCGCTGGCGCTCCACCGCCTCAACGGCCGCGACGTCCCCCCGGCCCTCCGGGGCGCCCTGGAGACGGAGCGGAACCGGCTCCGGGCCGACCTCGCGCTCCTCTACGACCGCCTCTCGCGCCTGTCGGTCGTGCTCGACGCGGCCGGAGTCCCGTTCATCGTGCTCAAGGGGGCGGCCCTCGCGCCGCTCCTGTATGAGGCCCCCGAGCACCGGCCGATGGTCGACGTCGACATCCTCATCCGCCGGGGCGACTGGCCGCGCGCCCGCGCCGCCCTGCTCGAGCACCGATACAAGCTGCCGACCGAGCAGGAGGAGGCCTACTGGCTCGCGAACTACTTCAACTTCTCCGTCGGGTCCCCGGATCCGCGGCCGGCGTCGTTCGACGTGCACTGGTCGCTCGGCCAGGAGATCCGGTTCCGCGTCGACGAGGAGGGGCTGTGGGCGCGGTCGGCGACGATCGTGTCCGAGGGGAGGACGCTCCGCCGGCTGGGGAACGAGGATCTTCTCCTCGGCCTCATCCTCCATCTCGCGTACCATTACTTCGACGCGCGCCTCCTGTGGCTTCACGATCTGCACCTTCTCTGCGGGAAGGTGCCGATCGACTGGGAGGCGGCGACGCGGCGCGCGGAGAGCTGGGGGATGAGGACGATCTTCGCGCTCGGTCTCGCGTACGTCGAGAAGGTCTTCCCCGGGTCGATCCCGCCCCGCGCCCTCGCCAGAAACGCGCTCGGCCCGCTCCGGCGCGGGATGCTCGCCACCCTCAGGTCACCTCAGCCCGGTCGCCTCTTCCGGGGGGATGACGTCCGCGCGGGGCAGATCGTGCAGGGGCTCCTCGTGATGGACTCTCCGCTGACGATGGTCCGGTTCAGCGCCGACAAGCTCTCCCGCCGCCTGCGGTTCCTCGGCCGGAGGCCGCGCCTGAAATGA
- a CDS encoding tetratricopeptide repeat protein — MTARGWGLAAAAALVGALLYANTIPNEFVFDDIAVVRDNPFARDPSAVRDIFLSSYWAGAHGPADLYRPITILSLALNRAVTGEGAAGYHVVNALLHGLVSGAVVLLAMALGLPGGAGLAAGLLFAAHPVHVEAVAPVVGRSELLAALSVLAAWLVHLRARRGAGAFAATIALFGVGLLSKENAIVFPALAALAAVAPPHEDRAGRPSRSRRLELAGLALLAGGYVAARAALVPAASMIDPRSNVYASAGGATRLLTSVGVLGRYLGLLVFPRTLSADYSYRQIEAIGSPLDPLFLASAAAHVALLAAGLLLLRRGRLSGLGILIYLVAILPASNLLVPTGTQMAERLLYLPSVGLCLAVAALFGEPPLSSRPALRRAGVGALALAIALFAARTVERNRDWSDQLTLFSRTAATSPRSAKVHFNYGHALGERGDHEAAIVEYRRALEIQGDLAEARHNLGRELLDRGDVRGAIDEIGAAARLDAALPDVRSDLGLALARAGRLAEAESAYRQQLALHPEEYAANMNLGILLLDRGDAAAAIPHLDLAVKAKPADADARGRQILALALTGRPADAIAALDSALAASAAFPKMLVPFARAAVRLGLTDLARAAAGRGAAAGAALPEDLRALLPAPSP, encoded by the coding sequence TTGACGGCGCGCGGGTGGGGGCTCGCGGCCGCGGCCGCGCTCGTCGGGGCGCTTCTCTACGCGAACACGATCCCGAACGAGTTCGTCTTCGACGACATCGCCGTCGTCCGCGACAATCCGTTCGCCCGCGATCCGTCGGCGGTCCGGGACATCTTCCTCTCGAGCTACTGGGCCGGGGCGCATGGGCCGGCCGACCTCTACCGGCCGATCACGATCCTCAGCCTCGCGCTGAATCGGGCCGTCACGGGGGAGGGGGCGGCGGGATACCACGTCGTCAACGCGCTGCTGCACGGCCTCGTCTCGGGCGCTGTCGTGCTGCTGGCGATGGCGCTCGGGCTCCCGGGCGGCGCCGGACTTGCCGCGGGGCTTCTCTTCGCGGCGCATCCTGTCCACGTGGAGGCGGTCGCTCCCGTCGTCGGCCGGTCGGAGCTCCTCGCCGCGCTCTCGGTTCTCGCGGCCTGGCTCGTGCACCTGCGCGCGCGCCGGGGCGCCGGGGCGTTCGCCGCCACGATCGCCCTGTTCGGCGTCGGGCTCCTCTCGAAGGAGAACGCGATCGTGTTCCCGGCGCTCGCCGCCCTCGCCGCGGTGGCCCCCCCGCATGAGGATCGTGCCGGGCGGCCGTCGCGATCGAGACGCCTGGAGCTCGCCGGTCTCGCGCTCCTCGCGGGGGGGTACGTCGCGGCCCGCGCGGCGCTCGTGCCGGCGGCGTCGATGATCGATCCGAGATCCAACGTGTACGCCTCGGCCGGCGGGGCGACGCGCCTCCTCACGTCCGTCGGCGTCCTCGGACGGTATCTGGGGCTCCTGGTATTTCCGCGGACCCTGTCGGCGGACTACTCGTACCGCCAGATCGAGGCGATCGGCTCGCCGCTCGACCCGCTCTTCCTCGCTTCGGCGGCCGCCCACGTCGCGCTGCTCGCCGCCGGGCTGCTCCTCCTGCGCCGGGGGCGCCTCTCCGGCCTGGGGATCCTGATCTACCTCGTCGCGATCCTGCCGGCTTCGAACCTCCTCGTGCCGACCGGAACGCAGATGGCCGAGCGCCTCCTCTATCTTCCCTCCGTGGGGCTGTGCCTCGCCGTCGCGGCGCTCTTCGGCGAGCCGCCCCTCTCGTCGCGCCCGGCCTTGCGGCGCGCGGGGGTCGGGGCGCTCGCGCTCGCAATCGCTCTCTTCGCCGCCCGCACCGTGGAGCGGAACCGCGACTGGTCGGACCAGCTCACGCTCTTCTCGAGGACCGCCGCCACGTCGCCGCGAAGCGCAAAGGTCCACTTCAACTACGGCCACGCCCTCGGCGAGCGCGGCGATCACGAGGCGGCCATCGTCGAGTATCGCCGCGCCCTCGAGATCCAGGGGGATCTCGCCGAGGCCCGCCACAATCTCGGCCGCGAGCTCCTCGATCGGGGGGACGTCCGCGGGGCGATCGACGAGATCGGCGCCGCCGCCCGTCTCGACGCCGCCCTCCCCGACGTGCGCTCGGATCTGGGGCTGGCGCTCGCCCGCGCGGGGCGCCTCGCCGAGGCCGAATCGGCGTATCGCCAGCAGCTCGCTCTCCACCCGGAGGAGTACGCCGCGAACATGAACCTGGGGATTCTTCTCCTGGATCGGGGGGACGCCGCCGCCGCGATTCCGCACCTGGATCTGGCCGTGAAGGCGAAGCCCGCGGACGCCGACGCGCGCGGCCGGCAGATCCTCGCCCTGGCGCTGACGGGGAGGCCGGCGGACGCGATCGCCGCTCTCGACTCGGCGCTCGCCGCGAGCGCCGCCTTCCCGAAGATGCTCGTCCCGTTCGCGCGCGCGGCGGTCCGCCTCGGCCTCACGGATCTCGCGAGGGCGGCGGCGGGTCGGGGCGCCGCGGCCGGTGCGGCGCTCCCCGAAGATCTCCGCGCGCTCCTCCCGGCGCCGTCGCCTTGA
- a CDS encoding SGNH/GDSL hydrolase family protein yields MRGGLRNALLACASAGLFFGAAEIALRLTGLAPSRALRSPDLRTLDAIPGLFEPGQDFTDRVRRDLPSHIRINNLGFRGRDLPEARPASARRVLCLGDSYTFGDHVNDDEAYPALLQAALRAASPAAGYEVVNGGANGFGVLDEERFWIEKADRVDPNLVIVTFSPNDISDLTRPALVYDQMREHAAVKSRPVVGPLLRFLQDTACFNALQILAARGSVAMKSHDAIPRVEPSRAGPDAAPEAWEAYHRALVAFGGALGRRGRASLLVLYPSCGNVSGEDRSFASDRLPGWAAEAGIPFLDLLPAFRDAARAGSPLFLVPADAHPSPAGHAVAARAIARRLLEGSAAPPPPERGVGP; encoded by the coding sequence ATGAGGGGCGGTCTCCGGAACGCTCTCCTCGCGTGCGCCTCCGCCGGCCTCTTCTTCGGCGCCGCCGAGATCGCGTTGAGGCTGACCGGCCTCGCCCCCTCGAGAGCGCTGCGCTCCCCCGATCTGAGGACCCTCGATGCCATCCCCGGTCTCTTCGAGCCGGGGCAGGACTTCACCGATCGCGTCCGCCGCGATCTCCCGTCGCACATCCGGATCAACAACCTCGGCTTCCGCGGGCGCGATCTGCCCGAAGCGCGGCCGGCGTCGGCGCGGCGCGTCCTGTGCCTCGGGGACTCCTACACGTTCGGCGATCACGTGAACGACGACGAGGCCTACCCCGCGCTCCTCCAGGCGGCGCTGCGCGCGGCATCCCCCGCGGCCGGGTACGAGGTCGTGAACGGCGGGGCCAACGGCTTCGGCGTCCTGGACGAGGAGCGGTTCTGGATCGAGAAGGCGGATCGCGTCGATCCGAACCTGGTCATCGTCACATTCTCCCCGAACGACATCTCCGACCTGACGCGCCCCGCGCTCGTCTACGATCAGATGCGCGAGCACGCCGCGGTGAAGTCGAGGCCCGTCGTGGGCCCGCTTCTCAGGTTTCTCCAGGACACCGCCTGCTTCAACGCGCTCCAGATCCTGGCGGCCAGGGGAAGCGTCGCGATGAAGTCGCACGACGCGATCCCCCGGGTGGAGCCGTCGCGCGCCGGCCCCGACGCGGCTCCCGAGGCCTGGGAGGCCTATCACAGGGCGCTCGTCGCCTTCGGAGGCGCGCTCGGGAGGCGGGGCCGCGCGTCCCTTCTCGTCCTCTATCCGTCGTGCGGAAACGTCTCGGGCGAGGATAGGTCCTTCGCCTCGGATCGCCTTCCCGGCTGGGCCGCAGAGGCCGGCATCCCCTTCCTCGACCTCCTGCCGGCGTTTCGTGACGCCGCGCGCGCGGGGTCGCCGCTCTTTCTCGTGCCCGCCGACGCGCATCCGTCTCCGGCCGGTCATGCCGTCGCCGCGCGGGCGATCGCCCGGCGCCTCCTCGAGGGCTCCGCCGCGCCGCCTCCCCCCGAGAGGGGAGTCGGCCCTTGA